A genome region from Neptunomonas japonica JAMM 1380 includes the following:
- the pyrF gene encoding orotidine-5'-phosphate decarboxylase, translating into MTLDKKRIIVALDYPTVEQALDMANQLDPMRCRLKVGKELFTRGGPAIVEQLQRKGFEVFLDLKFHDIPNTTAKAVRAAGELGVWMVNVHATGGRRMMEAARNELSQVKNNKTLLIAVTVLTSMEREDLQEVGLDLDPLDHVKRLAALTESCGLDGVVCSAQEVTPLRAIISPEFSLVTPGIRPADSVAGDQRRIMTPSEALQAGSTYLVIGRPITQAENPLLALESIEKEIAAFI; encoded by the coding sequence GTGACCCTTGATAAAAAGCGCATCATTGTTGCATTGGATTACCCGACTGTTGAACAGGCCCTTGATATGGCTAATCAACTTGACCCTATGCGTTGTAGATTGAAAGTGGGTAAAGAGCTATTTACTCGTGGCGGTCCTGCAATAGTTGAGCAGTTACAGCGTAAAGGCTTTGAGGTTTTTCTTGATCTGAAATTCCATGATATTCCTAATACAACAGCAAAAGCAGTAAGAGCCGCTGGTGAGTTAGGCGTGTGGATGGTGAATGTTCACGCTACCGGTGGACGCCGAATGATGGAAGCTGCTCGTAACGAATTGAGCCAGGTAAAGAACAATAAAACCTTGTTAATTGCAGTGACCGTTCTGACAAGTATGGAACGTGAGGATTTGCAAGAGGTCGGCTTGGACCTTGATCCTCTAGATCATGTAAAACGCTTAGCGGCGCTGACAGAGTCTTGTGGGTTAGATGGCGTAGTCTGTTCTGCTCAAGAAGTAACACCATTAAGAGCAATCATTTCACCAGAGTTTAGCTTGGTAACGCCAGGTATTCGCCCTGCAGACAGTGTTGCAGGTGATCAGCGCCGCATTATGACGCCTTCTGAAGCATTACAAGCTGGCAGCACGTATCTTGTTATTGGACGTCCAATTACTCAGGCCGAAAACCCGTTACTCGCGCTAGAGTCGATTGAGAAAGAGATTGCTGCATTTATCTAG
- a CDS encoding AEC family transporter, with protein sequence MESTTLALLERIFLTVFPLVAIVSVGFFYARKRHTDMSTANTINIDVFVPALIFSVLSAKSFDLPQFQMLAIGAAIVVLGSGLLLLPVCKLLGVSPKTFLPPMMFSNSGNLGLPLAVLAFGEHALPAAVVLFLVENLLHFTVGLYILDHKTNPINVLKMPMIIATIAGLIWSTFDLHVPVGAATFIDMLGQISIPLMLFALGVRMTNVDLTHWKIGIWGAILCPLSGLVIALALQPLLQLEPAHFTYLVLFGAMPPAVLNYMVSERYQQEPHQVASIVLLGNIGSLIIIPATLFFIL encoded by the coding sequence ATGGAAAGCACCACACTAGCACTACTTGAGCGGATCTTTTTAACCGTTTTCCCGCTTGTCGCAATTGTTAGTGTGGGCTTTTTTTATGCTCGCAAACGTCATACGGACATGTCGACTGCGAACACTATTAATATCGATGTATTTGTACCAGCACTGATCTTTTCAGTACTCTCTGCAAAATCATTTGATTTACCCCAATTTCAAATGCTAGCTATTGGGGCAGCTATCGTTGTTTTAGGATCAGGCTTATTACTCTTACCGGTATGTAAGTTATTAGGCGTTAGCCCTAAAACATTCCTTCCTCCAATGATGTTCAGCAATAGTGGAAATCTAGGATTACCGCTAGCCGTGCTCGCTTTTGGAGAACACGCATTACCGGCTGCCGTGGTACTTTTTTTAGTCGAGAATCTGCTGCACTTTACAGTGGGTTTATATATTCTTGATCATAAAACTAACCCGATCAATGTACTTAAAATGCCCATGATTATCGCTACAATAGCAGGCTTAATCTGGAGCACTTTTGACTTACATGTTCCTGTTGGCGCTGCTACTTTTATTGATATGTTAGGCCAAATATCTATTCCTCTTATGCTATTTGCATTAGGCGTACGCATGACCAATGTCGACCTTACTCATTGGAAAATTGGTATTTGGGGTGCTATTTTATGCCCTCTTAGCGGCCTTGTTATTGCGCTTGCTCTACAACCCTTACTCCAACTTGAACCAGCCCACTTTACCTATCTTGTCCTGTTTGGTGCTATGCCGCCCGCTGTACTCAATTACATGGTTTCAGAGCGCTATCAACAGGAACCCCATCAAGTAGCATCCATTGTTCTATTAGGTAATATCGGAAGCTTAATAATTATCCCTGCCACCCTATTTTTTATTCTTTAA
- a CDS encoding ROK family protein — translation MRIGIDLGGTKIEIVALNDEAQQHSSGIPNNGDILYRQRIATPQHDYQATLLAITNLILDTEKHIGQHATIGIGIPGAVSSSTQLIKNANSTCLIGMPLQQDLESALNRPVRLSNDANCFALSEAIDGAGKGHAVVFGVILGTGVGAGITVNQQVINGANSITGEWGHNPLPSPKYDELPGQECYCKKQGCIETYLSGPGAIQRYNAEVLRENQINNLTHPLSFATSPDLIWQRAEKGCSLSQAYCRIYIDRLARSLASVINILDPNIIVLGGGLSNIHSLYEELPKAWGQYIFSDTVNTQLAKAVHGDSSGVRGAAWLWPANYEQSTR, via the coding sequence ATGCGCATTGGGATAGATCTTGGCGGTACAAAAATTGAGATCGTTGCTCTTAACGACGAAGCTCAACAACACAGCTCTGGCATACCGAATAATGGTGATATTCTTTATCGTCAACGCATAGCAACACCACAACACGATTATCAGGCTACTCTTCTCGCCATCACTAATTTGATTTTAGATACTGAAAAACACATTGGACAGCACGCCACTATTGGCATCGGTATTCCTGGAGCAGTCTCTTCATCTACACAATTAATTAAAAACGCGAACTCTACCTGCCTTATTGGAATGCCTCTACAGCAGGACCTTGAAAGCGCCCTTAATCGCCCAGTGCGCTTAAGTAATGATGCAAATTGCTTTGCTCTCTCTGAAGCTATCGATGGGGCGGGGAAAGGACACGCTGTAGTTTTCGGTGTTATTTTAGGAACAGGCGTAGGTGCTGGTATTACCGTGAATCAACAGGTCATTAATGGCGCAAACTCAATAACAGGCGAATGGGGGCATAACCCACTGCCCTCGCCAAAGTACGATGAGTTACCCGGCCAAGAATGCTACTGTAAAAAACAGGGCTGCATTGAAACTTATCTGTCAGGTCCGGGTGCTATACAACGCTACAATGCAGAGGTTCTTAGAGAAAACCAGATTAATAACCTCACCCACCCTTTAAGCTTTGCAACAAGCCCCGATCTTATTTGGCAGAGAGCGGAGAAAGGTTGTTCGCTCTCTCAAGCTTATTGCCGTATTTACATCGACAGGCTTGCTCGTAGTCTTGCGAGTGTTATCAATATACTTGACCCTAACATCATTGTATTAGGTGGAGGGCTATCAAATATACACAGCCTCTATGAAGAATTACCTAAGGCATGGGGGCAGTATATCTTTTCAGATACCGTAAACACGCAATTAGCGAAAGCAGTCCATGGAGACTCAAGCGGCGTTAGAGGCGCCGCTTGGTTATGGCCTGCTAATTATGAGCAATCAACTAGATAA
- the rpsA gene encoding 30S ribosomal protein S1 — translation MSESFADLFEESLQGLNMAPGSIVTGTVIAIENDFVVVHAGLKSEGVIPRVQFHDDKGELTVVVGDEVQVALESVEDGYGATKLSRDKAKHAEAWAVLEQAFEKGETINGTITGKVRGGFTVTVGNVDAFLPGSLLDIRPLRDSTHLEGKELEFKLVKLDAKRNNIVVSRRAVLEELNSADREQLIATLAEGIELKGIVKNLTDYGAFIDLGGVDGLLHITDIAWKRVKHPSEVLTVGDEINVKVLKYDPERTRVSLGIKQLMADPWEETIATINVGDRKSARVTNLTEYGCFAQIADGIEGLVHVSEMDWANKNIHPSKVVHVGQEVDVMVLAIDKERRRISLGMKQCQQNPWDAFSQKYKKGDKLTGRIKSITDFGVFLGLDGNIDGLIHLSDLSWDLPGDEAVKQYHKGAEVEAVVVSIDIERSRIALSIKQLESDPFSEFVSSKGKGHEVSGTVTAVDKQRANVQLADGVDAVLKVADFSQDRINDLSEHLSVGSSLSAFISAIDSKNRIINLSIKQKELQQEKEALQAVQQQVVEAAGPTTIGDLIKQQMSKKDS, via the coding sequence ATGAGTGAAAGTTTTGCTGATCTCTTCGAAGAGAGTCTGCAAGGGCTGAATATGGCGCCTGGATCCATTGTGACAGGCACAGTAATAGCGATAGAGAATGATTTCGTTGTTGTTCATGCAGGACTTAAATCTGAAGGTGTAATACCGCGAGTACAATTTCACGATGACAAAGGTGAACTTACCGTCGTTGTTGGTGATGAAGTTCAAGTTGCACTAGAAAGTGTTGAAGATGGTTACGGTGCAACAAAACTTTCCCGTGATAAAGCAAAACATGCCGAAGCCTGGGCTGTGCTTGAGCAAGCCTTCGAAAAAGGTGAAACCATTAATGGGACGATTACAGGTAAGGTTCGAGGTGGTTTCACGGTAACCGTTGGTAACGTAGATGCTTTTTTGCCAGGTTCATTGCTAGATATTCGACCGCTACGAGACAGTACTCATCTTGAAGGTAAAGAGCTTGAGTTTAAGTTAGTTAAACTCGATGCAAAACGTAATAATATTGTTGTTTCGCGCCGTGCCGTTCTTGAAGAATTAAACAGTGCTGATCGTGAGCAGTTGATTGCAACGCTAGCGGAAGGTATTGAGTTAAAAGGTATTGTTAAGAACCTAACAGACTACGGTGCATTTATAGATTTAGGTGGCGTTGATGGCCTGTTGCATATTACCGATATTGCTTGGAAGCGTGTTAAGCACCCAAGTGAAGTATTGACGGTTGGCGACGAAATTAATGTCAAAGTACTGAAATATGACCCTGAGCGTACCCGCGTCTCTTTAGGTATCAAGCAGTTGATGGCTGATCCATGGGAAGAAACTATCGCTACGATTAACGTAGGTGACAGAAAAAGTGCCCGCGTAACCAATCTGACTGAGTATGGTTGTTTTGCTCAAATAGCTGATGGCATTGAAGGTTTGGTGCATGTGTCTGAAATGGATTGGGCGAATAAAAATATCCATCCTTCCAAAGTGGTGCACGTAGGACAAGAAGTCGATGTGATGGTGTTAGCAATCGACAAAGAGAGGCGCCGTATTTCGTTAGGCATGAAGCAGTGCCAGCAGAACCCATGGGATGCATTTTCTCAGAAGTATAAGAAGGGTGATAAGTTAACCGGCCGCATTAAATCTATTACTGACTTTGGAGTTTTCCTTGGTCTTGATGGCAATATTGACGGTCTGATTCATCTTTCAGACTTATCTTGGGATTTGCCAGGAGATGAGGCTGTTAAGCAATACCATAAAGGCGCTGAGGTTGAAGCCGTTGTTGTATCAATCGACATTGAGCGCTCCCGTATAGCGTTGAGTATTAAGCAATTAGAAAGTGACCCTTTTAGTGAATTTGTATCATCTAAAGGAAAAGGGCATGAGGTAAGCGGCACGGTAACGGCTGTTGATAAGCAAAGAGCTAACGTGCAATTAGCAGACGGTGTTGATGCTGTTTTGAAAGTTGCAGACTTCTCGCAAGACCGCATTAACGACCTTTCTGAGCACCTAAGCGTTGGAAGTTCGTTGTCGGCATTTATTTCGGCCATCGATAGCAAGAATAGAATAATCAATCTTTCTATAAAACAGAAAGAACTGCAACAAGAGAAAGAAGCGTTGCAAGCAGTACAGCAGCAAGTGGTTGAGGCCGCAGGGCCTACCACAATTGGTGATCTGATAAAGCAACAGATGAGTAAAAAGGACTCCTGA
- the cmk gene encoding (d)CMP kinase, producing the protein MSQVNTSVPVITVDGPSGSGKGTVCRLLAEKLEWRLLDSGALYRLTALAASHHGVSIDDVEALVVLAAHLDVQFSTRDDGVQIVLEGEEVTQAIRNESIGNDASKIAAIGPVRQALLERQRAFAELPGLIADGRDMGTVVFPAATLKVYLDASVQERATRRYNQLINKGLDASLEVILEDLQERDTRDMNRSVAPLKPASDAMVLDSTSMSIEEVLSAVLEEVRHKGLR; encoded by the coding sequence ATGTCTCAAGTTAACACTAGTGTGCCCGTTATTACCGTTGATGGACCTAGTGGTTCAGGTAAGGGAACTGTGTGTAGGTTACTGGCAGAAAAATTAGAGTGGAGACTGTTGGATAGTGGTGCGCTATATCGATTAACAGCTCTGGCGGCCAGTCACCATGGTGTATCAATTGATGATGTAGAAGCTTTGGTGGTATTGGCAGCTCATTTGGACGTACAGTTTTCTACACGTGATGACGGTGTTCAAATTGTGCTCGAAGGTGAGGAAGTCACTCAAGCTATTCGTAATGAAAGCATCGGAAATGATGCCTCTAAAATTGCGGCTATAGGTCCAGTAAGGCAGGCTTTACTTGAGAGGCAGCGTGCTTTTGCAGAGTTACCAGGTTTAATTGCAGATGGTCGAGACATGGGGACCGTTGTCTTTCCTGCCGCTACCTTAAAAGTCTATTTAGATGCGAGTGTGCAAGAAAGAGCAACTAGACGATATAACCAGTTGATAAATAAGGGGCTCGATGCTAGCCTTGAAGTGATATTGGAAGACTTGCAAGAACGTGACACGCGTGATATGAACAGAAGTGTGGCACCATTAAAGCCTGCAAGTGATGCGATGGTACTGGATTCAACCAGTATGAGTATTGAAGAAGTTCTGAGTGCGGTCCTAGAAGAAGTACGTCACAAGGGGTTGCGTTAG
- a CDS encoding universal stress protein: MALPDINTILYTTSLGKHTRPVFRHAVKLAGALNAKIVILHVVEPIGEMGSALIKNYLPDDMVKKMHDEGINTIHQEMHERIKTFCAEEMNSLPEEINVEMEYVIVEGNHTDSILNEAKKRNVQMVVMGAENTFGRHSHTTAQVVKHAKLPVVIVPTGKKYD, translated from the coding sequence CCATTCTTTACACTACATCTCTTGGTAAGCATACGCGTCCGGTTTTTCGCCATGCAGTGAAACTAGCCGGTGCTCTTAATGCCAAGATTGTTATCTTGCACGTGGTAGAGCCTATCGGAGAAATGGGTTCTGCGCTTATCAAAAACTATTTGCCTGATGATATGGTAAAGAAAATGCATGATGAGGGGATTAATACAATCCATCAAGAAATGCATGAAAGAATCAAAACATTCTGTGCAGAAGAGATGAACAGCCTGCCTGAAGAAATAAACGTGGAAATGGAATATGTCATTGTTGAAGGCAATCACACTGATTCCATTCTCAATGAAGCTAAAAAACGTAATGTACAGATGGTTGTTATGGGCGCTGAGAACACTTTCGGCCGCCATAGCCATACTACAGCGCAAGTTGTTAAACATGCTAAGCTGCCTGTCGTTATTGTCCCTACTGGTAAAAAATACGACTAA
- a CDS encoding integration host factor subunit beta yields the protein MTKSELIEHLIDRHPELSVKDVELAVKAMLDHMTESLANGDRIEIRGFGSFSLHFRAPRIGRNPKTGDSVSLTAKYVPHFKPGKELREQVNESIEQGF from the coding sequence ATGACAAAATCAGAATTGATAGAGCATCTGATTGATCGGCATCCTGAACTTTCTGTAAAAGATGTAGAGCTGGCAGTTAAAGCAATGCTTGACCATATGACAGAATCACTGGCCAATGGTGACCGCATAGAAATTCGCGGCTTTGGTAGTTTTTCTCTTCATTTTCGAGCCCCTCGTATAGGGAGAAACCCTAAAACGGGTGATTCTGTATCGCTAACGGCCAAATATGTTCCTCACTTTAAACCAGGAAAGGAACTACGGGAGCAGGTTAATGAGAGTATTGAACAAGGCTTTTAA
- a CDS encoding LapA family protein has protein sequence MRWLKILIVFLLSAVILMVGIMFTIHNTEKVSIDLVFLTLPEASLSLWLIAAFVLGGISGILLSSVAVVSLKARLMGSRRKVNATNKELDQLRTATLKDAA, from the coding sequence GTGCGTTGGTTAAAAATCTTAATAGTATTCCTGCTATCAGCTGTTATTTTGATGGTTGGTATTATGTTTACGATACATAACACTGAAAAAGTATCGATTGATTTAGTGTTTCTTACATTGCCTGAAGCGAGCTTGTCGCTTTGGTTGATAGCTGCTTTTGTTTTGGGTGGTATCTCTGGGATCTTGCTGAGCAGTGTGGCTGTTGTTTCTCTTAAGGCTCGCTTGATGGGCAGCCGTCGTAAAGTTAATGCGACTAACAAAGAGCTTGATCAATTGAGGACGGCAACGCTTAAAGACGCTGCATAA
- the lapB gene encoding lipopolysaccharide assembly protein LapB, with protein MQNIWLIVPLVIAIFIGWLLGRKSFSQEMKPASEGVLGRDYFIGLDHLLNEKTDAAIESFIRALEVNSETIPAHLALAKLFRRKGDVERAINIHQNLLARPDLSRQDSLRVQMALALDYDAVGLLDRTENLLKDIVKQNPPRETRRKALTVLTKLYEKEQEWHDALSTAQKLSPDETLDIRHECAHYYCELAEKSLKDQQYKEAADFTKQGLQLDPLSVRGSLLQSRIAIDQQQWKTAIRALRNVEKQNVKFVSETIKDLECCYSALQNRTEYEAYLRHCLSAAPSATVILALAEVIKDDRGVYAAGSFITDELKHRPSIKGFNRLIAMHIEHGSENARDSLKVLRSLIGTLEASKPRYLCQQCGFSGRALVWQCPSCKSWSTTKPIQGLEGE; from the coding sequence GTGCAAAATATTTGGCTTATCGTACCGTTAGTAATCGCTATTTTTATTGGCTGGTTACTCGGTCGAAAAAGCTTTAGCCAAGAAATGAAACCTGCATCTGAAGGTGTGTTGGGCCGCGATTATTTTATAGGGCTTGATCATCTTTTAAATGAAAAAACAGATGCAGCCATAGAAAGCTTTATTCGCGCGCTTGAAGTAAATAGTGAAACCATTCCTGCTCACTTAGCTTTAGCTAAATTGTTCCGGCGTAAAGGTGATGTTGAGCGTGCTATTAATATTCACCAAAATCTCTTAGCTCGGCCAGACTTATCACGTCAAGATTCACTAAGAGTGCAGATGGCGCTTGCACTAGACTATGATGCTGTCGGTTTATTAGATCGCACTGAGAATCTTCTTAAAGATATTGTTAAGCAAAACCCTCCACGTGAAACTCGTCGTAAAGCACTAACTGTGTTAACCAAACTGTATGAAAAAGAACAGGAATGGCACGACGCGTTGAGTACAGCACAAAAGCTTAGTCCTGATGAAACGCTCGATATCCGCCATGAATGCGCACACTACTATTGCGAGTTGGCTGAAAAAAGCTTAAAAGATCAGCAGTATAAAGAAGCTGCAGATTTTACAAAGCAGGGGCTGCAGTTAGACCCTCTGTCAGTGCGTGGATCACTGTTACAATCACGTATTGCGATAGATCAGCAACAATGGAAAACGGCGATTCGAGCTTTGCGTAATGTTGAAAAGCAAAATGTAAAGTTTGTATCTGAAACGATTAAAGACCTAGAGTGTTGTTACTCTGCGCTACAAAATCGTACAGAGTATGAAGCTTACTTGCGTCACTGTTTATCAGCTGCGCCCTCGGCAACCGTGATTTTAGCATTAGCTGAAGTGATCAAAGATGATCGAGGAGTATATGCTGCAGGTTCGTTTATTACTGATGAGCTAAAACATCGTCCATCAATTAAAGGTTTTAACCGTTTAATAGCGATGCATATTGAGCACGGAAGTGAAAATGCCAGAGACAGCCTAAAGGTGTTACGTAGCTTGATTGGTACACTGGAAGCGAGTAAACCGCGTTACCTTTGTCAGCAATGTGGGTTTTCTGGACGGGCGCTGGTATGGCAGTGCCCATCTTGTAAAAGCTGGAGTACAACCAAACCCATTCAAGGTTTGGAAGGCGAGTAA